The stretch of DNA GTATGTCACAAGTTCAAATACGTTCAGTCTGAAGTTGTTCCAACTATTAGCCAACAAAAACAGTAAGGAGAGTATTGTTTTATCGCCCATGGCTGTCGTTTATTCATTAGACATGATTAACAACGGCGCAAACGGAAAGACACAAGAGGTCATTTCGAAGGCACTTGGCTATATGACTGATAACCTTGATGCTATTAATTCACTTAACAGAACAATGCTGATTGGTCAGAGAAAGGAGGAGACGAATGTAGATAATGAGTCGATGGGATATATGATTACTGCCAACTTCCTAATGCTGCATGAGCAAACAAAACTATTACCCGATTTTCAAGAAGCATTAGAACACTATTATTTTACCAATATTATCGACTCTGTCAACACTCCGAAGGGCAAAGAAAGTGCTAATAAACTTTGTAAAACAATCACAAAAGGTGAGATTCAATCCTTGCCCATCAACCTTACAGGACCTCGTGCCGCACAGCTTATCAATGCCGTTACACTTAAGACGGCTTGGTCCTTACCGTTCGACAAGGATATTACAAAGCCTATGCCTTTCTTCACTGAGGATGGCAAAAGCAAGCAGGTCTATATGATGAGAAATTATGACACGATGCAAAAGTATCAAGGTTATACCACTAAGGATTATCAAGTACTGCGTATGCCTTTAGAAAACGGCTTTAGTCTATATGCTGTCCTACCTCAAAAGAAGAATAACTTGCAGAATCTCATTCGTAAGTTAACAATCAAAGAAATGCATAAAATCTCTCAAAACACTAAAGTGTATGACTATGTAAACGTATTTTTTCCACGTTTTACCATCTCTGCGAATATTCCTATGAAACAGCTTTATGGTGAAATGGGCTTAGGTAATCTATTCTCTCGTGAAGCCGATTTTGGTAAGATGAGTGTTCAACCGCTTACTGTTGACGATGTTTTCCAGCAGATAAACATGAATATTAACGAGGAAGGAATCAGTGCAAAAGCCATTCAAGTTATGCTATTCGCCAAATTATCAGCTATGGATAGTTCATCTACATTCACTTTTAAGGCTGACCATCCTTTCCTTTATTACATCCTTGATAAGTATAACAACATCTGTTTTATGGGGAAGTATATGGGAGATTAAAGTAATTCGGGAGAGGTGTTGGGTGTTGGGTGATAATATACAACTATGTACTGGTTAAACACATGCATATTGTTAAAGGCTCCATAAAGAATCGTATGGGTTGTGTGTTAATATTCCACACGTGTGGTGCGGGTGCTTAGCACATATGGTGTTGGTGCTTCGCACTAATGGTGCGGATGGTATGCACCACATGTGCGAAGGGTTAACACCATTGCTGTATATGGAATGGTAGGGATTTAATGTGCGTTAAGCGTATTAAAACGAAGGTCTATTTGTAATTGTGTTTAGTTAGAGGCTATTCTTTTTGACAATATTTTTAGGGTCTATGACGAACCACCATATAAGAACAAGATTACGATTCTTTATTGCAATAGGGTTTCAGGTTCTCAGCTGATATCATTACTTCTTGTCCCTTCATAATGCTTGTAAAGATACGAAATCATTGCCATTTTATTCAGGTTACGACATATTAATAGTTCATTAAAATTTGAATATATGGCTACGCAGCCTTAGGCTGCCAGCCAATGAGTTCTTTGACAATCTTACTAATTAAAGTTCGGTTCGGTCGGCATCGGGACATATCGAAAATTAATTTCGTATAGTTCGCATTGAACATCAACGACATAACTTTTGCCATGGAATTGTCCATACCATTGTCTTTCATGAAGACCTTGGCGGCATTCAGTGAGGCGAACGATGCGTTGAAATAGAAGACTGCTCTGAAAATGGTTTTCATTTGCGCTGCTGTTGTTTAATTGTAGCCGTGGCAAGGAAAGTTGTAGCCAAAATTCAATAATTGTAGCCAGCTTCTGATAGAAATGTAGCCAAAAGATTGAAATATTAGCAGGGTAAACTTCTGTAACTACGCTGCAAAGTTCGACATATTTATTTGAATAACAGCAATTTGCGTGTACTCTATGCGTACTCAGTACGAACTCTTGGCTACAATTTTTATTTTGCCTCAAAAAGTGTAGCCAGATTGTAGCCATTGTAGAGTATTTAGGGAGTATTTACCCCCTCTGTACGTACTCTGAGAAGAAGAATGTATATAAAAGAAAAGTATCATAACTACTTGTAGCTATGATACTTACGTTTTTGTTAGGATTTCTCTGTTGGTCTGTTCAGAGTACCTAAAGCGGAGAGAGAGGGATTCGAACCCCCGGTACCTCTCGGTACGACGGTTTTCAAGACCGTTGTAATCGACCACTCTACCATCTCTCCAGAAGGCAACTTTGTAGTCTACCTGCTTCCTTGTTGAAAGCGAGTGCAAAGGTATAGATAATTTCTGAAACTGCAAAATCTAAGACAGAAGAATTTAAAAATAAAACACTTTTTAACTAAAATGAGTGTAATAACAGTGTGTTAGATGTAATATTGTATTGATGGGATGATAAAATTAGGGTCTTCAGGATTTTGGAGTGATAAAGTTTGCCACTTATGTTTAGAGTTTGCAGCAATGTCACACGGAGGCACGGAGAGGACGGAGGATTATTAAAACAAAGCAATGGAAGTAACGGAGGCACCGTCGGTGCATAGAGCGACGGAGCTTGTTTGCCAATTCTATTAGCAATTTATATACAAAGCGTTTACCTCAAAATAGTTATCAAGAATCTGTACGCTATACCTCCGTCGCTCTTTGTGCCGTCGGCACCTCCGTGACATAGCATTACCTCCGTCTCTTCGTTACTCCGTGTGCCTATTATATAAGACTTTTAGTTATCACTCCATATTTCGGAAGAACCTAAAATTAAACAGCGCACAGGGAGGGTATCTTTGTAATATTCTATTTGATACTATATGATTGGTACATATTGGTGCTGTTTGATAAATCTTTTTCTTGTATGTTTGAGTTTAATTTTATTATTAATAGTGATAAGTTAAGACCTCACTTTACACTTTCTACTGAAGTTGTCTTGCTTAATATGTGTGGTGTTGAGGGTAAACACATGTGGTGTTGATGGTTAGCACCATTGGTGCTGGGTGTTTCGTAGCTTGTAATATGTTTTTGGGGTAGAGGAAACCTATAGTCAAAAAGGTGTTATACTACCAAAAGCAAATAATGTACTTGCTTATCTAAAAATAATGTGGAATTACCTTTTAAGTAGGTAATCCCGCAATAAATATGGTGTTATTGAATCTTAATGGGCTAATAATAGTCTTATACTAAGATTGGTTTTATTTGCTCGACGGTCTATAAGCTACACACTCCCTGCCGCACATTGTCCAGCTACGACGCCTGTTGTCCATGCAGCCTGAAGATTAAAGCCGCCGGTGATGGCATCAATGTCTAATACTTCGCCTGCAAAGAAAAGATTAGGACAAACTTTGCTTTCAAGTGTTTTGGAATTAATAGAGCTAAGGCTTACGCCACCACAAGTCACAAATTCCTCGCGGAAGGTACCTTTACCAGCAATAGTGTATTGATCATTGACCAATGTTTCTATCATGCGATTTAATGTTTTGCGCCCAACTTCTGCCCATGGTTTCGCAGGCTCTAAGCCAAGTTTGCTAAGTATATAGAGCCACAGACGACTTGGTAGTCCAAATGGGTGTAGGGTAGCGAGCTGTTTTCGTGGGTTAGCAGCCTGCAACTTCAGAAGGTTTTCCTCTACTTCTTGT from Prevotella scopos JCM 17725 encodes:
- a CDS encoding serpin family protein, whose protein sequence is MTKKLLYVPTLLLLVCCTQSKKTLHILEKIAQKTTTSSQLTLEDAAKKAKPDYVLSEEETKYVTSSNTFSLKLFQLLANKNSKESIVLSPMAVVYSLDMINNGANGKTQEVISKALGYMTDNLDAINSLNRTMLIGQRKEETNVDNESMGYMITANFLMLHEQTKLLPDFQEALEHYYFTNIIDSVNTPKGKESANKLCKTITKGEIQSLPINLTGPRAAQLINAVTLKTAWSLPFDKDITKPMPFFTEDGKSKQVYMMRNYDTMQKYQGYTTKDYQVLRMPLENGFSLYAVLPQKKNNLQNLIRKLTIKEMHKISQNTKVYDYVNVFFPRFTISANIPMKQLYGEMGLGNLFSREADFGKMSVQPLTVDDVFQQINMNINEEGISAKAIQVMLFAKLSAMDSSSTFTFKADHPFLYYILDKYNNICFMGKYMGD